GACGGGCCGCTTCCCGGGCCTGTTGTACGGCGGGCAGCAACAACCCGACGAGGACCGCCACAATGGCAATGACCACGAGCAGTTCGATCAGCGTAAAGGCGGTTCTCGATGGCAGTATGTGAGTGGATCGAGACGCTGTTTCCCGAGGGGCGGGCATGGCAACTCCTTTGCGCGCGTTGAGGAAGGAAAATCCGGCGGAACTTCAAGGCAGGACTTCTCAAGGCGCGAAGCCAATTGAGAAGTGTCGGGGCAGTAATGGCGGCAATTTTTGAGGACGGGCGCACGCATTGGTACGCAACGGTCCCATGTCGATGCCCCCGTCAGGAACGTCCGGCTCGCTGTGGGGGGCTCGTCCAGTAATCCGCGCGAACAGGGCGAATTCTGACGGACAAATTTGCAAAATTGCAAAAAAAGATCAGGAACGGGTCATGCGTCGATCCCGCCGCAAGAGAGGAGCGGCTGTAAAGAAGTGGACGCTGTCCTTGGGTTCGCACTGGCAGCAAGCTGCCAGTGGCACACCTTCGCCAAAAGCAGTAGCTGTGGGGTTATTCCCCTGCCGCAGGTTCCGCCCCAGGCTTGGGCAGTCCCAGCGATAAGATTCTCGCGAGTTCCGGGATCGGGGCGGCGTGGTCGTCGACGCGGTAGTCGATAACGCGGTCGTAGAGGGCTTCTGGATTGTATCGTCTCACGACCAGAATCGATGCGGACTGCTTGCCGCGGGTATCTCCCCCTTTGGCGTCGGCGGCTTCCAGCGCGGCGAGCATTTTCCAGGCGAGCGGCCTGGTCGTTTTTTCGAACGCTTCCGCCATCGCATCGACCACCTCAGGTCCGGCGAGAATGTTCCCTTGGCAGGCGAAGTTCTTGCCTGTTTTGCCGCCGCACCAGGGCATGCATTTGGACCCGGTATAAGTGGCGGGGTTTCCCTGCGAATCGACGATGCCCAACTGGCGGTATTCACGGCCACCATCGGCCTCGGTGAGGAGTTTGACGGTCTCTTCCGCGGTCTTGCCTGCCTTGAGGAGTTCGAGACCTTTGGGTCCGTAGTCGGGATTGACGTAGCTCTGGGTGGCGATCGCGCCGACATCTCCTTGTGCCCAGGGACAGATCGAACCGACCGCCAGATACTTCGACGCCACGGCCACGCCCCATTCCTTGTTCTCCAGGTCGCAGGCGACGATCGAGAACGTGTTCACGAGCGGACCGGAGGGAGGGCTTTCCGGTTCCGCCGCGGTGACTGTCGCGGAGAGAAGCAGCAGGAGGGCGAAGGGGTTGAGTGTTGAGTGCTGAGTGTTGAGTGAGAAGAGGCGGCTCATGGGCGGGGTGATTTCGATTAGTTTCGGATTTGAGATTTCGTGCTTCGGATTTCGACCGGACGCGTTCAGTGTGAAGGTCCAACGTGCCTAGGGATCTGGTTTCGACGCAGCACCCTTGAGTGCGGCCACCTCGCGGGCGACGGCGGTGCCCAGTGGTTCGCGGGGTTTGAGGTCTTTGTCGGTGAAGGCGGCGTAGTCGGGTGCGTATTTGTTGCAGCGGAAGAGGCCGCCGGGGCCGATGGGGACGGGACGCTGGCCGGGCTTAGTGCCTGGCGGTGGTGGAGGCGGAGGGCCTTTTGGGAGCTTCTCGGGGTCGATCATGCCGGGGAGCTTGTACCGCCAGACGACTTCGTTCTCAGGCGTTGCTTCGAAGACGACTCCGTCCTTGCCTGAGCAGATGAACGTGTTGCCGTTGGGCAGACGCTGCGCTCCCGAGACCAGCATCGAGTAGAAGCTGAAGGGTTCCGCGGCAGCATATGACCAGCAGGCGGCATCAGGGCCAAAGGCCTCTCCTGGTTCGAGGGCATAAGAGCCGTCGGCCTGAACAGGCAGTTCGATTTCATCGACGGTCGAATACGGAATACCAGGTCGACCGAGGCCGTTGTTGAAGACCAGCATGTGCCCTGCACCGGGCAAGCCTGCGGGAATCCAGTGGGCGGAGTGTTGCGAGAAGAGCCGTTGATGGGTGACATCGCCGGCGTGATAGGTCTTCGGGTTCCCCCAGCGATAGAGCAGATCGCCCCCCTTCCCGTAGCGGCCGCCTGTGTGCCCGGCCGCTTCTACAGTGGTGGTGCTGTGGTCGATCACCCAGACTTCGCTGAATTCGAACAGGCTGATCATGATCTGGTCGAGATCGGCGTTGTAGGTGACCGAATTGGTGTGCATCCAGTCGCCGTTGGTGAAGCCCTTGCCATCCATGAGTCGCTTCGGAGCGGGCTTCTTGGAGGCGCCCACATACCCGAGCGACTGCAACTGCGAGAGCTGCCGCGGGTCGAGCATCATCGAGTCCATGCGGTTAGCGCTGAAGTTGACATCGATCAGTTCGGGATGTGCGGCGATGTCGCCGTAGTTGGGCTTCGTGTTGTCGTATTCCTGCACCAGATGATCGAAAGCATGCCAGGCCCAGACGATTTCGCCGGTCGTCTTACCAGTCGGCTTCACCTCGATAATGGCATCGGGCTTCAGTTCGACCGTGACGGTGATGGGGTGTCGGCCGGCGGCGACGGCTTCGTGATCAGTCTTCTTGTCGGTGGCGATCATCAGGATGTTGCCGTTGGGAAGCCGACAGATGTCGTGATGCGGACGATAGCGTTCGCTTTCGAGATGAAAGTCCCAGACAAGTTCGCCGTTCCAGTCGAACTCCTGAATCCGCCCGCCCGTGCCCGGAACATCGTGAGAAGATCGCTCTTTCGAATCGTTGCAGGGGCGCAGCAGGTGGCCGTTTTCGAGCAGGTACACGCTGAGAGCGGGCGGGTAATCGCTCTTCCATTCGTTGACGATGCGGCCTTCCATGTCGACCAGCCAGGTCGTGTTCAGCGACATCGGCGCGAGGAGCGAATAGCCTGCGAACGCCTGCGGCTTGCTGATCGACAGGCCGTCGGGAATCTTGTGCGGATTGTGGTTCCACCACCAGGCGAACAGGCCGGCGCTGAGCGCCAGCACGCCGATCACGGCGGGGAACAAGTAACGCTTCTTCATACAGGAATTTCAGTCAACGTTCGGAAAGATCGTGGCAGTCGGGCTCGACCGTCGCCCTTGTGCATATCCGCCGGCGGAGCGCTCCGTCAAGCAGATTCAAGTCATGTGCAGTGCATTCAGCGAAACAGATCCGAATCTGAAGTCGGGGCTTCAGAATCGGATCTGTGTTTCGTTCCGCTGCGTTATTGAAGCATCAGCTCTCGCATTTCTTTCGCAGTTCCTGGGCCGCGTGCAATGCGGTGGGGTTGGTTGAAGGAGGAAGCTCGGCGAGGACTTTGTCCGCTTCGACAATCAGC
This window of the Planctomicrobium piriforme genome carries:
- a CDS encoding aryl-sulfate sulfotransferase — translated: MKKRYLFPAVIGVLALSAGLFAWWWNHNPHKIPDGLSISKPQAFAGYSLLAPMSLNTTWLVDMEGRIVNEWKSDYPPALSVYLLENGHLLRPCNDSKERSSHDVPGTGGRIQEFDWNGELVWDFHLESERYRPHHDICRLPNGNILMIATDKKTDHEAVAAGRHPITVTVELKPDAIIEVKPTGKTTGEIVWAWHAFDHLVQEYDNTKPNYGDIAAHPELIDVNFSANRMDSMMLDPRQLSQLQSLGYVGASKKPAPKRLMDGKGFTNGDWMHTNSVTYNADLDQIMISLFEFSEVWVIDHSTTTVEAAGHTGGRYGKGGDLLYRWGNPKTYHAGDVTHQRLFSQHSAHWIPAGLPGAGHMLVFNNGLGRPGIPYSTVDEIELPVQADGSYALEPGEAFGPDAACWSYAAAEPFSFYSMLVSGAQRLPNGNTFICSGKDGVVFEATPENEVVWRYKLPGMIDPEKLPKGPPPPPPPGTKPGQRPVPIGPGGLFRCNKYAPDYAAFTDKDLKPREPLGTAVAREVAALKGAASKPDP
- a CDS encoding DUF1028 domain-containing protein, giving the protein MSRLFSLNTQHSTLNPFALLLLLSATVTAAEPESPPSGPLVNTFSIVACDLENKEWGVAVASKYLAVGSICPWAQGDVGAIATQSYVNPDYGPKGLELLKAGKTAEETVKLLTEADGGREYRQLGIVDSQGNPATYTGSKCMPWCGGKTGKNFACQGNILAGPEVVDAMAEAFEKTTRPLAWKMLAALEAADAKGGDTRGKQSASILVVRRYNPEALYDRVIDYRVDDHAAPIPELARILSLGLPKPGAEPAAGE